In the genome of Candidatus Nitrosocosmicus arcticus, the window TTTGTCAACAGTATATTTCCATCTTTTACGATTGCTAGGGGCCGCAACACCCTGCCTGAGTTACAACTGATATACAACCTTTTTGTTGCATTGTCATTCAAAGAAGAATAAAAATAGATTCCCATGTGAGGATGCATTCTACCAGATCGCCTCATAGTACGCAATCTGTTTGATAAATTACGACCATCTTCTATGTATCCAATTAATCGGCCATCGACAAATATTCTAGCACCTTTTTGTTTTAAATCATCATTCGTCTCGTTCACATTTTGAACACCCAATTCGTATAACTTTTCAATTACATCAGATGATAAAACGCTGACTGAAATTACTGCAGATAGTGCCAAGTTTTTAACTAATCCACAATTAGAACCTTCTGGTGTTTCGGCTGGACAGATACGTCCAAAGTGAGTTGCATGCAAATCCCTAGCTTCAAAATTGGGTTGACTTCGACTTAGTGGAGACTGGATTCTCCTTAAGTGACTAACTGTAGACATGTAATTAGTTCTGTCTAGTAGTTGGGTAACACCGACCCTACCCCTACCCCAATTTCCGGTAGCTATTGCGTTGTTTAATTTGTCAGAAATAATTCCCGGCCTTACTGCGGCTGCAACTGCATTGATTCCTCGCTTTTGACCAGATCTTTCTAATTGATACTTCATATCTCTAATAAGGTTCCTAAATGCAGTCCTGAATAAGTCTGCCAACATCTGACCTGCAAATTTTATGACTTTATTCCCATAATGATCCTTATCATCGGGTTCAATCCAATTAAGATTTAATTCAACTAATTTGCATGCGGATTCGCCTAAGAATAAGGCCTTTTCGTATCGGTTATCAGGATTCTTACCAAGATGAGGCAATAGCCCCCAGTCTAACAATGTTTCCGCTCGCTTTATTTGAAATTCTTCTAACATACCTGGTGCAATTCTTTTGCTTATGTAGATTATGGCGTCTCTACTAGTAACAACTTCGCCAGATTTTTCAAAAGAAGGTTCCAATTCGTCCTGGATAGTATCATTCAAAGAAACTGCATTTGCAATATCCTTATCAGACTCCAAGCCTAGAGCTCGCACTAATATGATAAGGGGGATGTCAACTGGAGAACCTGGAATCTTTGAAACAATGGAACCATCAGGCCTCATAATCAACTCTAATTTTGCACGATATCCAACAATTGAAGAGTATACTTTTGCCTTGTATAACATGCTACCTGCTGTTTCCTCGATATCAACGATGATCTTGTTATAAGAAAGATCCTCCAACCCAACTATTACCCTTTCTGAACCGTTGATGATGAAATATCCACCAGATTCCTTTGGGTCTTCCCCCACATCGATTAACTTTGTTTCAGAATAATTATGAAGCATACAGGCGTTTGACTTTACCATTACAGGCATATCACCAATATGGATAAATCTGGATTCCAAAGTTTTGCCCTCTTCAACTATACTGCATTCCAACATAATTGGAGAAGCGTAGGTTAAATTGCGAAGTCGAGCTTCGACTGGTGCTACGTGCGTAATTGAACCATCTAACTCCATGATCCTAGGCTGCTGCATTTTGATTTTTCCCAATTTAATTTTATAGGGATATTCGGCCGTTTCGATTTCTATCTCATTGACCTCGTCAATTATGCTTTGAAGTCCCCGCTCAATGAACTCGTTGTAAGAATTAAGATGCTGTTTTGCTACTCCCTCTCGTCGCAAAATATCGTTGATGATAGGCCACATATCTAATGAATTGTTGCTGATACTAACTGTCATTACCTAGATCAACCTTCTACTACATATCGGTAATATACACTTTCACCTGCAGTAGAACTCTTTCGGGTTATTTTGATAACATCCCCCGGTTGAGCCTCTAATCCTTGAATGCCTTTATCAGAAGACATCATATAGGGAAATTGGCTGGGTTTAGAATTGAATTTCTTAAAAACAAGCTCAGCCTCTTCTTTTGTTAGAATTTCATGTTTAGGTTGGTAAATATGATCAACTATTCTTATCTCTTTCTTCTCAGCTGACAATATACAAATCCTCCATACCAATTATTGAATCACATAATAACAAAATAAATGTCAAGTATCGAATAAAGCAGTAATCGAATATATATAATATTCCATCAGGATGCATACACCCTGGTGAAATAATCCGAGATTCACTTGTTATCTATACAAGGATGGAGATTTCGGGGTTGTTAAATAAACATCAATTTCATGTCTATTTGAAAAAACTTCTCCTATAGATCTTTTACTTTTCAGAAGACTAACAAGACATTGAAGGACTCACTTTGAATGTTGAATCAAATCCTTCACGCAGAATTCTTATATCATATGATTGAACCTATACTAAACTATTGTGGAAGTATGGAAGTTCGGTGTTGATTGGAATATGCCTACTAACGATGTCAGTGTTGGTAGGAATATTAAGTCCCAGTAACTTTGGATATAGAGATGCATTATCTACTTTAACTAATACAAATACCACTACCATAGATACTCCTACAATTCATGACGAAACTTTTGGAAACACTTCCACAAATGGAAATCACATGGGTTACCCATATTTTAAAAATGATATCTATTATCAAGTCAAAATAGATAACATTTTGAATCCGATATCAATATCGGATGTAGGAGTTAGAATTAATAACATACTTTATGATAATGATCAAAGGAGCATAATTCTTGTATTAAACCCCGGCCAAAGTAAGATAGATAGTATAGTAATTGATCTGCCTCGGAACATAATAGATTCGAGAATAGATGAAAGAGATAAGAACTTCACAGTACTAGTAAATAACCAACCAGCAAAATATCAGGAAATAATAGACAAAAATAAATCAAATATATCATCTCCCAGTGTAGGGAGCAACATATCATCTTGGGAATATACTTTAGATAATGATAGCAGAAAACTGATAATAGAATTTGGAAAAGAGGCAAGAGTAATCAAAATCATTGGTACAGAACTTAATAATATAAATAGTCAAAATCATTCAAGTTTAGACAAAATATTACAACAAATCATTCCCATTACAGTTAATAATAAAATTGACTACACAAGCATCAAACTAAAAGGCGGAAGCCTAAATGAACTCCAAATAGAACCAAATTCAAGAATCAGTAAGACCCTGATTCTGGATATAATACCATATTACGAAAATGGTGAACTATCAATTGATCTGCCTCGGAACATAATAGATTCGAGAATAGATGAAAGAGATAAGAACTTCACAGTACTAGTAAATAACCAACCAGCAAAATATCAGGAAATAATAGACAAAAATAAATCAAATATATCATCTCCCAGTGTAGGGAGCAACATATCATCTTGGGAATATACTTTAGATAATGATAGCAGAAAACTGATAATAGAATTTGGAAAAGAGGCAAGAGTAATCAAAATCATTGGTACAGAACTTAATAATATAAATAGTCAAAATCATTCAAGTTTAGACATTTCTGAATCTAAAGATATCCAGGATGGTGATCAAAACCCCTATCTCCTGATACCAGTGATTTCATTCATCCTCGGGATAATTTTGGCTGTTGTTTATTTCATGTTTCGTAAGAGAAGGTTTAGCTTTAGAAAATAAGGGACATAGACAATTTACATGATTTGGTAGTAGATAGAGTTTGATTTTAAGACTATTGTCTCTCCTGATTAATCATGTTAGGATTTGTGACAGTTGAAAAATCAAATATAAATCTCGATGTTAGAGGTATGTTTATCCCCGTTCGCTCTCGAAGGTGGGAGCTTTTACTGTATAAAACAATAAACATTGCACATCCACCTATGATTCATTATTTAATGAATTCACATCCTCAAAAAAAATGATTACATGAACCTAAAGGTCGACTCTGTGCTCAGGTGCAAAAATATTTAACCATCTAAAAACTCACATACAAGTATCCTCTTGTGAATTATAAAAATAGCTAACCTTATTATTGTAAATTTAGAATTATTCACAGATGCGATGCGATTTTTAATCAATTTTATCCGCATAAATGAGTAAACGGCTAACAAATTCACTTGAATAGGTGAACATAAGATAAAAATTGTCTATATCACTTCACATTTTACGAAAGTTTTTTTAATTTAAAATATCTAATGTAAACTAGATCATCATAATTGGCACTAGACTATAATAAAATGATTGAAATAATATTGGAAGAAAAACAGGACCTAAATTTTGAGAAATTAAAGGAAATGATTGAAGAAAAAAAGACCAATGTGGGTGCAGGGTATTTGACTGACCAGGGAGCATTATTCCTGGTGGCCGCAGATCTCGGTATTTCTTTGGAAAAAACTCCAAAATCAGAATATAGTCTTAAAGATGTATTCGTTGGCGCCAGGGATGTGACTACTGTCGGTAGAATTATAAGCATTAATCCAATCAAGATATTTTTAAAAAGGGATTCAAATCAGGAATCAAGGAATAGGATTATCAATATTTATGATAAGGATTCAAATGTCAAAGTAAAACTCTGGGATGATTTTGTAGATCTGCCTGAACAGCTTGATCTAAAACTTGGAGATTTGATTAAAGTTTCAAAGGGGCAGGTCAAAGCTGGGATGGATAATAAACCCATTATCAACTTGAGCAGTAACGGGTCAATCGAAATTATTTTAGAAGGCGGAAAATATCAAATTCCTTTACTCTCTGAGATCACACAAACGATTGATGATCTTAATATCCCAAAAGAAAATATGGTAATCTCTGGAAGAATCACTTCGGATCCGAGGATATCCGCATTCACCAATAGTAGAGGAGAACGTGCAAAATCCCTCCATATTGAGTTATCAAATGATAACGAAACTAGGAAAATTCGATCGATCATTTGGAATATTAATGAAGAAAAGGTACCAAAGTCTTTGACGATAGGTTCAAAAATCACATTGATCGGCGTGAAGACCAAAATAGGCAACCCTAATTTTAGTAACGGTGATTTAGAAATACACGGTGATGAGGGTACGGGATTTGAATTTGTAGAACAAATAGAACCTTTGGAGAACTATACATTGAGGATTATCTCCGCAAGGATCGATCCATCAGAGAGAAAAATGCATTGTATGGCAGTAGATAAAGATAGAAAGTCATATTTATTATTAATAGATATTAAACTATTTGATATTCAAATTGAAACAGATGACGTAATTGAATGTTATCCTAATAGAGTTCTTGGAAATACAATTGAAATAACTGATCAAGATTCTTATGTGCAGATTTTGAAGGAGGACAAAGACATACCAAGAACCGGACAGTTTGAAAGTAAAATAATGGATATAGATAGCATGAACAAGCCATATGTAGTCGAGGTTATTGTTCTTCAGAATCCAAATAAGATGGATGTTAATACCAAGAGTGGCGAAATAGTGTCAGTTGCAGACACGATAGTGGGCGACGACACTGGAGAAATCAGGTTAGTGGGTTGGAGAGAGAGTAGTAGTTTAGTTAGTGAACTCAAGATAGGTGAAAGGGTAAGGATTTTAGCAGTAAACGCAGCAAGCGGTAAAGAAGGAAATATGGAGTTATCCCTTAAACCTTATTCAAACATTATGAAAATAAGTTAAGATAGGCAAGAGGGATCATAATTACATAATGATTTTAAAAAAAAAGACAAATTTCATCAATTATCCCAAAATCCTCTAGTCATTACATATTGTTTTTCAGCTTCATAGATTGTTTTCAACAGGTTTTCATCATCCGTATAGTTACGCAAGATCCTAGCACAAGTATCAGCTCCAATTCCATGACCCGATAACACAAAAACGGCCATTTTTCCAAAATTATTTATTAAAGAAGCTATTTTCCAGGCCCTATCAAATTTATGTTCTTCATCTTTCGAGAGCGAAGCTCCAGTAATTTTCCGACCAATGATATTACCCAGATCGCCATCCTTCCAAAAAGTAGCCGCGACTAATTTGGATTTACAGAATGGACAACCCAATTTGCTAGGTATATCCTTAGTTTCAAATATCCGCTCCCATTTGCCACAGCGCATGCAAATTAACTTATGCTTTGTTTTGGTCAAGCGTTCCTTTACCAATTCTAATATCCCATTTTCTATGCCAAGTGGGGCCGAAATTGATTTCTTAGAGCGTGATAAAATAGGTTGAGCCAGTCCCGAAAATTCACGAGTGTCTACCCAATGTAAATTAATGGCTCCAGATTTTATATCCTTAATTATTTGGGATGTCTTTTTTACATCATACTTATCGTGGATTAGTTCCCTAATAGATTCCTTACTAAGAGAGGTCTTATAATATCTATCGTACAGCATGCGAGCCACCCTTTTATCGTAAATAGACTCTTTTTTTATAATTCCAAATCGCTTTGCTACACCCCACACTTTCCAATTGATATTATACGTTCCACTAAAAGAGGCTATTAGTACTGATTCCACATCAAATTCATCATCAAACAATGAAAAAAGATGATTCTGTCTTAATCTGATGTTCACAGAACTTAATAATATCCTATATGGATCTGATCTAGTTTCAATTATATAACCAGTCTTTGATGAAAGGAATGTAGACAGTAATGAACCTAAGGTGTTATTGATTTTTGAACCAAGGGTACTGTGGATTACTACGATACTTTCGGTAGGTATAGTCTCAAAGACCAGATTCGAGGAATCTGGAATGATATCCAGCGATTTCATATTCTTTAACATATTAGCTATTATCTTTGGGTCTGTATCAGAGAAACTAACATCAATTTTTTTGGAATTCTCTGACCTAATTTTTTTTCTTAATTTGCCCACCATCATCGCAGTTTCATAATCGACTGGTATCATCTCCCCTACCCAATATGGAACATTAATTGGAGCACCGCTTAGAGGTTCAACATGAACTTGAAATTTTCCCTCATCTATTACCAATACTCTCCACTGTGAGCCTTTTAAGACAAAGACATTCCCTTTTTCTCCGTAATCTCCCACAAATTGTTGATCCAAAGAACCTATTCTCTTTTTTGATATCGAATCAATTACTTCGAACTTTACAATGTGTGGTATAGTTGAAACATTTTCGTAATAGTATCTATAAGACTTTCCAGTCCTTGTAATATGTTTTTTTTCCACGTCTAACCGGATTAGAAAACTATTTACGAGTATATTTATGCAATCGATGAAATCAAAATATGATAGCGATCTGAATAAGTGAGCAGAAGAAAAGGCACCATATAATTTTTCTAAATTCAACTTTTCTCTAGTTTGCAACGTCATTCCAACTATATTATGTGCCAACACATCGAGTGGACATTCATGTGGAATTTGATCTTCGATGGATCCTCTTCTAACTCTTTGGATTATACTCAATGACTCAAAAAAATCATCATAGTTATTTGTAATTATCAACCCCTTAGCTGATGATCTCCGAGTATGTCTACTACGGCCAATTCTTTGTATTAATTTTGATACCTGTCTTGGGGATCCATAATGTATTACAAGATCAATTGACCCTATATCTAATCCCAATTCAAGGGAAGAGGTACATACCACAATTCCAACGAAACCACTCCTCAAAAAATTTTCAGTTTCTTCTCTAGCATCTCTGGATAGAGAACCATGATGGACCTGAACTTGTAAATTACTCTGACTTTTCAAAACGGTACTCATAAATTCAGATTCATCCCTGGTATTGGTAAATAACAGAACAGAAGAGTCTGAATGAGTTTTAGCTACATATTCTAAAATATAGGTAGAAACTTCTTTAATTGATCCGTCTACATGTTTAAGATCAATATCGTATTTCCTAAGGGTTTTATCTACCAAGATTGCGCATTTTCTGTTTTTTCCTACCAAAAAACGAGCTGTTTCAGCAAGATTTCCAACAGTAGCTGAGATACCTATTCTACAAAAGCCAGCAGAAAAAAAAGTCAGACGTTCGAGGCACAAAGACAGATAAGATCCTCGTTTGGACGATATGATCTCGTGAATTTCATCAATGATAACCCATCTTACCGTTTTTAGTAAATGACCCATCTTTTCATTAACTAGCATAATTGCCAAGGATTCCGGTGTTGTTATTAGTATGTCCGGTGGATTTTGATAAATTTTTTTACGCTTGGTGTATGAGGTATCGCCATGCCTTATTTCGACTTTTAGATTTTCGGAAGTTGCATACTTTATGATTCTTCTAAAAACGTCGTTGTTGAGTGAGCGTTGTGGAGTAACATACAAACATCTTATACCGTCGCCACCCGCTGATTCCCCTCTTTCAGCATCAGCCAACATAGTAATTACAGGAATTATAGCAGACTCAGTTTTTCCCGAACCTGTAGGAGCTACCAATAGGGAATCGCGCCTTCGTACCAAGACCTTATACGACTGGTCTTGGATGGAAGTTAATTTTGCAAAAGATTCTTTAGAAAATTTATTTAATATATGTTGTTCTAACTGGGCGTAGCTACTTTTCAACTCTATCAGGCTGTTGATTTTGCTTAAATTTAGAACCCTTTGTATTTACTTTTTCTATAACTTTAGATTTTTCAACAATATTGCCTTGACCCCTAAAGAAAAACTCATAAGCAAATATACAAATCAAAGCGGCAACAAATATTATGATTGATGACGAAAAAACCACATTGTCAAAATAATCTGCCATAGTTTGGACTAATAGATATTGGTAATCATCTTATAAATATGTTAAATATCAATAGAAAAATAAAGAAATAGGTTTTTATATTCACAAGTTCCTTGTTATTTGTTTTACTATTTGATTTTAATCAAAAACTGTGATTCAATTGTACTCGAGGTCCTTTGAATCGAGCCAGAACTTGCAAGAAAGTCAATCTGTAATGGCAACAATTTTACAGAATCTTCCTAAAGAATGTTCTCTGACCAAAATTGAATATGAGGGTCCTAGAATCGCTCTCCACACAAACAAACCTCAATTCTTACTCGAGAATAACAAAATACTGTCTAATATAGTAGGCCAGATAAAAAAACGAATCGTATTAAGGATCGATGAAACCATCAGAATTGACGAGAGCGAAGTTCAAAAAGTAGCTGAAAAGCATGCTCCTCAGGAATCAGGCATAACTGAAATATTGTTTGATCCTGCATTGGGAGAAGCCACCATATTTGTAAAAAATATATCTGAAATAATAAAAGATGAAAAGATCATAAATAACATTATCTTAGAATCAGGTTGGAAAATATCATTTAAAAAGATCCCAAAAAACATGGTCACAATCAAGAATATTAACAAGATTATTAGAAATGCTTCAGACTATCGCATTCAGTTTTATAAGAGAATAGGTGAGAAAATATTTCGTGAAAAATTAGATCCAAATATCGAGGCCAACTTGAACTCATTGGGAGGATTTGCAGAAATAGGTAGATCGTCAATGATATTGAGCACCAATGAAAGTAACGTTTTACTGGATTGTGGTATGAACATTTATACCAAAGATCCTCTGTCTAGGTTTCCACGATTTGATTCAACTGGAATCAAGCTTTCTGAAATCGATGCCGTTTTGTTAACACATGCGCATTTTGACCATACAGGATTTTTGCCCATGTTATTCAAGTACGGTTACGATGGTCCTGTATATTGTACAGAGCCCACTTCGTACTTAATGTATATCCTTTATAGAGAATACATCAGACATTCCGGATCTGAAGCACATTATACGGACAAAGAACTTGAAAAGATATTTTCGCATTTAATTCATCTAAATTATAATATCGTTACGGATGTTTCTCCCGATATTAAAGTTACATTTTACAATGCGGGACATGTTATTGGTTCCTCGTCTTTTCATCTGCATATAGGAAATGGAGATCACAATTTTGTGTATACTGGAGATATAAAATTTGGAAAAAGTTCATATTTGGAAAATGCAGTATGGAACTTCCCCAGAGTAGAGACACTACTAATTGAAGGAACAAATGGTGGGAGAGAAGACTCATATTCGTCTCGAGAAGATGCACAAGAAAGATTAATAGAAGTTATCAATAAGGTGATTAAGAATCAAAAATTAATTTTGATGCCCGCTCAGTTAATTGGAACCTCTCAAGAATTACTCATTACGCTGGATATGCTTATTAAACAAAAAAAAATAATGAAATGCAAATTGTATATTGAAAAGTTGGTAACCGAAATCAATTCCATACACGAATTCAACGTGGAATTCTTAAATCGAGAGTTACAACAATCCATAATTTCGAATGATTATAATCCCTTCCGCTCTAAAAATATAGCCTCAATTCTAGATATAACTACACAAAAGTTGGACCCGGGCATCATCATTTATCCGTCTTCAATGTTAAACTGCAGCTACTCCAAGGATTACTTAAAAAGGATATCAAATGATCCTGGAAATTTGATAATTTTCACGTCGAAACCAACGGGCATGACATTAGGGAAAGAAATTATAGATGGGCAAAGAAAGTTATCTATAAACGACGAAGACTTTGAGATAAGGTGCGCTATTGAAACAATGTATTCATTTAATTCGCATTCTGATTTTAATCAACTAAATGCGTACATTTCTAGACTTAGACCGAAGCTTAGAAAAATACTGGTAAATCACGGCGAGAGATCCAAAGTGCAAAACTTTTCTGGTTATTCTAGCAAGGTTCATAACATTTCAACACAGTACTTGCAAAATCAAGAATCCATAAAACTATTGTAATGTAGCAAACTGTTAAAGATGCTCATCAAGGTGTATCTTGATTGCTTTGCCATATTTTTACTTCAGGAGGTATAATTATAATACGTTCTTCACCTAATCTTGCAATATCGCCTCCTAAAATGGTAACGGATTTATAAAGATCTTCCACGACCAATTTAAGCTCTCCAACATCTCTCTGCGCCAACGGTGTTATCCTTATAATAATTATCATATTTTTTTCGATATCTCTTTTAATTTCAACAATATCTTTTGAATTACGAAGTGTAAAGGTCTTTAAATAAATGGGCCTTTCGCCAATTTTCTTTGCTTGCATTTTATCAAATATATAATTAGTGTATAAACTACTTGATTAATATAAAGATTGAAAGATATTAGACGCAATATATAGTAGTATATTCAAATTCTGTAATCTTCTACTTCATTTTTTGTGCATGGTTGAGATGATATTCTTCTAGCTAATTTTTGTCTTCTATTAACCACTGAGACTTCGTATACATCTTTCGCTTCCGTATCAGAGTAACGCAAGGTAATCCTTATGGATAATTCCAATAGGCTCTTATGTTTTCGTAAATCTGGATGGACATTTAGCCTCAATATAGACGTTGGACCTGGAACTGTCACCGGCTGTACTAAATAATCACTATCATTGCACAAGGATTTTATCATTTCATTCTCAGCATGATTCCGTCCTACAATTAGTTTTGACAAGGAGTTTAATCTAAAGTGTCTACCTATTTTCAATAGTTCTACATCATTGATACTTGGCTCCGGAACAGAAAATTTGAATAGATCCCTAACTCTTTTTGAAAATTGAGGATCTGTTAAAAGACATCCACCAGCAGAATTAGGCGGGTCTGCGATTCCATATTTATCGGCTAAATCTAGTTGGCCTTTCCTGGAACGTCCTCGTATGGATCCAAGCATTGAACGATTTATTAATCCATTGTTTTCCGGATTTGTTAAGGGTAACAACCGTGCAGATAATGGTCTCAGCACCTTCCCTTCCATTTGAGTACCTTTCTCAATTATAGATAGAGCGTTTGAATTTTGACTCATCGGTCTCTGATGTAGGACTTCACCGGTAATGATAAAATCGGCTCCAATTTCTTCCATGTGTTTCTTAGCTTCATCGTACATCATCATTCTACAGTCTATACAAGGATTCATGCCAGAACCATATCCATGTTCAGGGTTCTGTAACATGGTGAGGTATTCCTTTCCTAAGTAAACTGTTTTCAACTTGATGTCAAGTTCAGAGGCAACTTCTAGAACCTTATGTCCACACCCCTTCCCACAATCAAAATCGCAGAAAGGCGTCTTTATCGCAACTGCCTCCACTTCAATACCTTGTTCCTTCATCATCCTAACTGCCAAGTGGCTGTCTAGACCTCCCGATAATAATGCCACTGCCTTAGTTTTTTCCTTATCACTTGCATCTTTGGAACTATGGTTAAGCAGTTCTTTTTTTTCTTCCGGTATGGATTTCGTTGAAGTTGATTTGAACATTATATCTCGAATTGAATATATTTGCTTACTGTCATCTTTATACTTAGCTATCTTTGAAGCTAAACGTGAGGCCTTTTTGATTTTCAGAAACGTAATTCAAGAACGCTAGAATTTTTTTTTTGAGTTGCTTTAGTGTACCTGATATAGAGATAATCATCAATTCCAATTCAATAAGGCTCAGAGATATCAATATATTAGTCAAAGATTCCAATCGGCATTTTAATATAACAATACCATTAGGATTATTGTTAATCTTGATAATTCGCATGTTGGCATTACTATAATCAATTGATCCAAATAATCCCAAATACCTCTTAGAAAGTTCTTCTAGAATACCAGATTTATTTGAAGATAGGCGGTCGGATAAATAAATTCCAATATAACGATATTTTTTTTTAGAGAGGGTCATAAATCATACCTCTTTTTTTACGAGACAACCACTGGTTTAAGTCAGACCAATATTCGGTAGAAGAAACGTCCAATTTATCAAGGATAGAATTGATTATTCTCAAAGAAAGTAGCTCATAGATATTTTTTGCACCACTGGATAGTATTAATTGATGCCTATACCTTTTACAGAGACCATAAAAATATTTCATATATGAAAACCATCTACCTATCTGTGAGATATCTAAGTATCTTAATTTTGAGACCAAAAATTCAAATCCAATATTCTTCCCTGATAATTTCTTCAAAAGATTCTTAGGATTAAAAAAATCATTTATTGTCAAGATATCTGTATTGCCATATGTATTATCAAGATTTTCTTGGAAATCTTGATAATACAGAAAAAAATAATCATTTTGCGTAGTAATGATACCTTGTTTAGTATTTTGTATCCTCAAAACTAGAGTGTCCTTTTCTTTAGCTAA includes:
- a CDS encoding DNA-directed RNA polymerase subunit B; its protein translation is MTVSISNNSLDMWPIINDILRREGVAKQHLNSYNEFIERGLQSIIDEVNEIEIETAEYPYKIKLGKIKMQQPRIMELDGSITHVAPVEARLRNLTYASPIMLECSIVEEGKTLESRFIHIGDMPVMVKSNACMLHNYSETKLIDVGEDPKESGGYFIINGSERVIVGLEDLSYNKIIVDIEETAGSMLYKAKVYSSIVGYRAKLELIMRPDGSIVSKIPGSPVDIPLIILVRALGLESDKDIANAVSLNDTIQDELEPSFEKSGEVVTSRDAIIYISKRIAPGMLEEFQIKRAETLLDWGLLPHLGKNPDNRYEKALFLGESACKLVELNLNWIEPDDKDHYGNKVIKFAGQMLADLFRTAFRNLIRDMKYQLERSGQKRGINAVAAAVRPGIISDKLNNAIATGNWGRGRVGVTQLLDRTNYMSTVSHLRRIQSPLSRSQPNFEARDLHATHFGRICPAETPEGSNCGLVKNLALSAVISVSVLSSDVIEKLYELGVQNVNETNDDLKQKGARIFVDGRLIGYIEDGRNLSNRLRTMRRSGRMHPHMGIYFYSSLNDNATKRLYISCNSGRVLRPLAIVKDGNILLTKEVIEKISKKFLSWTDLLYMGIIELVDANEEENCYIASELRNITNDHTHVEIFLSSILGVGASIIPYPEHNQSPRNTYESAMAKQSLGFSTPLMNASTYVRQHFMLYPQMPVVSTKAINLLGLDDRPTGQNCVVAVLPFEGYNIEDAVVFSKSSIDRGLARTFFYRVYEAEAKQYPGGMKDTFEIPSSEANIRGYRGEKSYRLLEQDGAIMHESVVNGGDILIGRTSPPRFMEEYKEFEVKGPYRRDTSIGVRPSENGVVDTVIMTQSVEGGKMYKIRVRDMRIPEIGDKFASRHGQKGVVGMLVNQEDLPYTEDGVVPDVMINPHAFPSRMTVGMFMESLGGKAASLRGTIVDGSAFLGEKLNDIKDIMESYGFKHSGKEVMYDGRTGKRFPVDVYVGVVYYQKLHHMVADKIHSRARGQVQMLTKQPTEGRARGGGLRFGEMERDCLIAYGASMMLKDRLLEESDKAEINVCERCGLLSYFDTKQRKYVCRVCGDKGKISSVIIAYAFKLLLQEMMSLNVAPRLLVKEKV
- a CDS encoding DNA-directed RNA polymerase subunit H is translated as MSAEKKEIRIVDHIYQPKHEILTKEEAELVFKKFNSKPSQFPYMMSSDKGIQGLEAQPGDVIKITRKSSTAGESVYYRYVVEG
- a CDS encoding DEAD/DEAH box helicase, giving the protein MKSSYAQLEQHILNKFSKESFAKLTSIQDQSYKVLVRRRDSLLVAPTGSGKTESAIIPVITMLADAERGESAGGDGIRCLYVTPQRSLNNDVFRRIIKYATSENLKVEIRHGDTSYTKRKKIYQNPPDILITTPESLAIMLVNEKMGHLLKTVRWVIIDEIHEIISSKRGSYLSLCLERLTFFSAGFCRIGISATVGNLAETARFLVGKNRKCAILVDKTLRKYDIDLKHVDGSIKEVSTYILEYVAKTHSDSSVLLFTNTRDESEFMSTVLKSQSNLQVQVHHGSLSRDAREETENFLRSGFVGIVVCTSSLELGLDIGSIDLVIHYGSPRQVSKLIQRIGRSRHTRRSSAKGLIITNNYDDFFESLSIIQRVRRGSIEDQIPHECPLDVLAHNIVGMTLQTREKLNLEKLYGAFSSAHLFRSLSYFDFIDCINILVNSFLIRLDVEKKHITRTGKSYRYYYENVSTIPHIVKFEVIDSISKKRIGSLDQQFVGDYGEKGNVFVLKGSQWRVLVIDEGKFQVHVEPLSGAPINVPYWVGEMIPVDYETAMMVGKLRKKIRSENSKKIDVSFSDTDPKIIANMLKNMKSLDIIPDSSNLVFETIPTESIVVIHSTLGSKINNTLGSLLSTFLSSKTGYIIETRSDPYRILLSSVNIRLRQNHLFSLFDDEFDVESVLIASFSGTYNINWKVWGVAKRFGIIKKESIYDKRVARMLYDRYYKTSLSKESIRELIHDKYDVKKTSQIIKDIKSGAINLHWVDTREFSGLAQPILSRSKKSISAPLGIENGILELVKERLTKTKHKLICMRCGKWERIFETKDIPSKLGCPFCKSKLVAATFWKDGDLGNIIGRKITGASLSKDEEHKFDRAWKIASLINNFGKMAVFVLSGHGIGADTCARILRNYTDDENLLKTIYEAEKQYVMTRGFWDN
- a CDS encoding beta-CASP ribonuclease aCPSF1 → MATILQNLPKECSLTKIEYEGPRIALHTNKPQFLLENNKILSNIVGQIKKRIVLRIDETIRIDESEVQKVAEKHAPQESGITEILFDPALGEATIFVKNISEIIKDEKIINNIILESGWKISFKKIPKNMVTIKNINKIIRNASDYRIQFYKRIGEKIFREKLDPNIEANLNSLGGFAEIGRSSMILSTNESNVLLDCGMNIYTKDPLSRFPRFDSTGIKLSEIDAVLLTHAHFDHTGFLPMLFKYGYDGPVYCTEPTSYLMYILYREYIRHSGSEAHYTDKELEKIFSHLIHLNYNIVTDVSPDIKVTFYNAGHVIGSSSFHLHIGNGDHNFVYTGDIKFGKSSYLENAVWNFPRVETLLIEGTNGGREDSYSSREDAQERLIEVINKVIKNQKLILMPAQLIGTSQELLITLDMLIKQKKIMKCKLYIEKLVTEINSIHEFNVEFLNRELQQSIISNDYNPFRSKNIASILDITTQKLDPGIIIYPSSMLNCSYSKDYLKRISNDPGNLIIFTSKPTGMTLGKEIIDGQRKLSINDEDFEIRCAIETMYSFNSHSDFNQLNAYISRLRPKLRKILVNHGERSKVQNFSGYSSKVHNISTQYLQNQESIKLL
- the sepF gene encoding cell division protein SepF: MQAKKIGERPIYLKTFTLRNSKDIVEIKRDIEKNMIIIIRITPLAQRDVGELKLVVEDLYKSVTILGGDIARLGEERIIIIPPEVKIWQSNQDTP